The Alosa alosa isolate M-15738 ecotype Scorff River chromosome 17, AALO_Geno_1.1, whole genome shotgun sequence genomic sequence TATTTACAGTTCCCACACCCGCTGCTATTTAACAGCAGCAGAGGCAGTGGCGCTGCAATAGTGTACTATTGGCAGTGACTGAAGCAGCAGCTGTAGCAGTTCAAGATCAAGAATGTGTTAGGCTACTTCATGCATTGCTGAGGGGAAGGTCTGTTTGTTGAATTTCACTCTGGTATTTGTACCGCTCCTGGTGATGCAGCAACACAGTGCACGTGCTTCAACCACCTGTGTACTTAGGCTTAGCTTTAACATAAAGATTTGATTTTAGATTGCGGGTGTACAAAAATCTAAACCAAAGTCTTTGATGTGGACGTGTTTATCTACATCATATGCACTTACCTAAGATAGGATTGGTTGAGGCTGAAAGATCTTATGAAAGAACATATTGCATCCAGTCAATTACATGCAGACTACAATTAACCAATTAAGCTCACTGGTCTTAAACATAACATCTATTTAACAGATAGGACAGACACACTTTGACATAAGTCATGGTGATGAGCTGAATTTTAAAAACTGCATTCTtgtgaaatggaaaaaagatgCATTAGGGCAGggcaaaaaaatacattttaaatcgaaaattgagttttttttatgaaaatcGATTTTCTTTTCAAATTCCATCACTGAACTTTATCCAGCTGCTGATCTGCAGGTCTGTCAAAAGTAATGGAGCTCATTAGTGATGTCATCCATAAGCATagaggcttaggcctactaggTATACAATGTATAAACTAATGATACTGATAATGCAAGAGTAGGCCTGATATCTGCACTATATCCACCCATCCAACTGCTCTGTTACTACCAAAgcattattaggcctactaccaAACTAGATAAAATTGCAGAGggaaaattaaaacaaattaaaatcgTAAATCAGGTTTTATGTGTAAAAAATCTGAGATTTTCTTTTTAGGCCATATCACCCAGTAATAGTTAGAGGGGTTATAGGATTTGTTTTTCATGGCAATTGATTACTGAATGTAATGACTTAATGTGGACTGAaattttagattatttttttttaattcaacaaAAATAGAAATTTCAGCTTTTACGTAATGCTTATTAAAAACACAATTGAAAACAActgcaggtctgtctgtctgatgttCTTCAACCCCAATCCACTGAGGCTGCTCATCCCACTCATACTGCAGTGCCTTAGTATGTGAAATCAACGCCACTGTCCTCATGTCAGAAGCAGACCCAGCCACTCTGATACCACTGCTGTCCACATCCTGAACACGTCACAAAAGTCATGGCTTCTTCGCCGGGTTCCCCTGCCGCACCCAGGCAGGAAGGAAGAGAGTGCCCCGTAAGATCTGCGTCACCTGACAGTCCATGCCCTGGCACCGCTTGCAGCGCAGCTTACAGGTCCGCGTGCCCTCCACGCCGCGTGGCAGCTGGCACTCATTAATTCCAGCGGCCACATCCGACTCCCTCTCCCTCCGCAAGTCCTCACCTGCCATGTCTTCCGCCGACATGCGGGCGAAGTCCTCTGGGATCAGGCGGCCTGACAGCAGCCCCTGTCTGAGATGAGAGCACTTTGGATTGCGCAGGTTTGCCACCTTGCTCCGCACACAGGTCTTGTATTTGGGCATGTTTGTGCCATGCACTGCGTGGATGTGACTTTCAATGTTGCAGGCTAACGCTGCTAATGTGTCCAATGTGTGTGCATCCTCTGGATCCTTCTCAGGGCTCAGTGCCTGCTGAAGTAGCTGTGCACATTTATTTCGAACTGTGCAGAGCTCTGAGGTGATGTTTACAGAGGGGGCCTCCACATGCCCTAACTTGATCGCTGACTCTTGAAAAGATGACTCTCTTGTCATCTGTTCACCAGGTGTTGCACTAGATGCTATTCCACTACTGTTTTCAGGATGTGTCTGAGATCCAGTTTCTTTTGCAGACGGTGCATCACCCGTGGCCAGTTCACTTCTTGGACTATCTGAGGAAGCAGCTGTAAACGTAGGCCCATTCAGTAGTTCAGTATCATCTGCTTTTGATTTTGCAGATTCACCAGCATGGATCTGTCTGCAGATATGCATCTGTGGATGGCTGTGTAACTTTTTCCATTTTGAAAGTAGGACTTTTGAGGTTTTTCTCACGTTTATGTCTGGGCAGGACTTGACAACCCGGTAGAGGATCTGCGCGATGTCAGTATTTTGTAGATGTTCTAAAGAGACATGCGCGTCTAATAGAAGCGAAAGGAGAGGTGATATATCGTTGTAGTTACCATTTTTATGGAGCTTTTCTATCTCTTTAGCATGATGAATGATTTCCTTTGCGTCCATTGTCCAACAAcctgagaggaggaaaagaataAAGCGCTGTGTGACCGACATGCCATGTGCATCGAACACAAATTCAGCAGGCTGCATGCACCAGCAACGAGAGATATGTTCTGCAGCCACAACGAAACAGTAGGACTTGGCTAGGCTACATAGCTattacaagtaggcctagctaatTCTGAACTTTATCCCAGCTAGCAAAGAGTTGCATTTCACGGTAGGCTGTTACTCTAATAGCCTAATGCAGCTGTCTGTTATCCTGCCTCGCATAAAGTTTACACACAGCATAACGTTTGTAGCACCCTATCTATATTGGTAACATTCAATTCACATTTATGTAAAAGATAATAACTCACAATGCATATGTTAAAATGTTTCTCCTTATAGTATcttgtgtattttctctgcctaCCATTTTCTCATGACAGTCTTGTCGCCATCTTTGTTGTTGTGCAGACAGCTGCAACATCCTGGCTAACCACTAGAGGGAGCAGTTGGGAAAGAAATGGGACAACTTCTCTGTCTGCATGTCCTTGAGGATGGATGCGTGTTAAAAATGCTCATTTTAAGATAATTGCGAAATAATGCAATTGCTTGAGATAGGGCTATGCTCATTGATTATTTGAGTAAAGTATCAAGTCCTGATGAACCATGAAGTACGTTTAAGAATGCATGCACAGGACAGAATTGGGTAAATTGCATGAAGCAGTGTAAAAATATACTCCAAGCCTTGAGAACTCCTGCTGACAAAGTGGAGGAATTTTGATGAATTGTCTACACAAGGCTATCTGTGAATGGTATCAAGTTTTTCCAAAGCTATTCGTGTCAGATTATTCTTCTCTTTGGAGAGATGTATGTATGGAGTGCATGCGCTTGCCATGCCCCATGGCAAAGTAATTTAGAACAATCCAGTCAAACGATCAAAAAAATGCCACAGGTATGTCAGTGGAAAGATAATCTTATGTAACATAGATAGCATGAGTAGAAGGGCTCAGTGTAATAACTCTGACAGAGATTGCCGAAGGAGACATTCCAGCCTCCACGTGCTAGCACATGTTCCAGCCGAGATGGCAGAGACATGGGGGGGGATGCACTGACAGAAGGCACACTCTCTATACGCATACCTCTCTGGTGCTCtttggagagtgagagagggactCTCCCATTATTTGCAAAGAAATATATCTGACTTTTAACCGATATTATGGTGGTGGTGCATGGAGTCAGCTAACACCATAACCATCCAGGAACCACTTGAGCTTTGTTTAATGGATGAATGATTCAATTCACAGTGAAATCCTACAGAAAGATGCTC encodes the following:
- the LOC125310888 gene encoding LOW QUALITY PROTEIN: transcription elongation factor A N-terminal and central domain-containing protein (The sequence of the model RefSeq protein was modified relative to this genomic sequence to represent the inferred CDS: inserted 1 base in 1 codon), producing the protein MDAKEIIHHAKEIEKLHKNGNYNDISPLLSLLLDAHVSLEHLQNTDIAQILYRVVKSCPDINVRKTSKVLLSKWKKLHSHPQMHICRQIHAGESAKSKADDTELLNGPTFTAASSDSPRSELATGDAPSAKETGSQTHPENSSGIASSATPGEQMTRESSFQESAIKLGHVEAPSVNITSELCTVRNKCAQLLQQALSPEKDPEDAHTLDTLAALACNIESHIHAVHGTNMPKYKTCVRSKVANLRNPKCSHLRQGLLSGRLIPEDFARMSAEDMAGEDLRRERESDVAAGINECQLPRGVEGTRTCKLRCKRCQGMDCQVTQILRGTLFLPAWVRQGNPXEEAMTFVTCSGCGQQWYQSGWVCF